A genomic window from Chanos chanos chromosome 14, fChaCha1.1, whole genome shotgun sequence includes:
- the gpr52 gene encoding G-protein coupled receptor 52 — translation MNQSEHLDLISTANSSLGSHVRLSLNHSCPLGWGQNELVEACVLETAIIVLLTVLIIVGNLTVIFVFHCAPLLHHYTTSYFIQTMAYADLLVGLSCLVPTLSLLHYPAGVQEPLTCQVFSYVISVLKSVSMACLACISVDRYLAITKPLSYNQLVTPCRLRCCIILIWIYSCTVFLPSFFGWGKPGYHGDIFEWCAHSWPTSALFTGFVVCLLYAPAALVVCFTYFHIFRICQQHNREISERRARFPSQEMEAGEGGSGQSAGHGPDRRYAMVLFRITSVFYMLWLPYIIYFLLESSHVLDSPALSFVTTWLAISNSFCNCVIYSLSNSVFRLGMRRLSQTLCSSCSFSCCAHNDKDFGEPKPRKRANSCSI, via the coding sequence ATGAACCAGTCGGAGCACCTAGACCTGATCTCCACTGCAAACAGCAGTCTCGGCAGTCATGTCAGGTTGTCGCTGAACCACTCCTGTCCTCTGGGCTGGGGGCAAAACGAACTGGTGGAGGCCTGTGTCTTAGAGACTGCTATAATTGTACTCCTGACGGTACTCATCATCGTGGGCAACCTGACGGTGATCTTCGTGTTTCACTGCGCTCCCCTACTACACCACTACACCACCAGTTATTTCATCCAGACAATGGCCTACGCTGACCTGCTGGTGGGGCTCAGCTGTCTGGTACCTACACTTTCCCTTCTTCACTATCCGGCTGGTGTGCAAGAGCCCCTCACCTGTCAAGTGTTCAGTTACGTCATCTCAGTACTCAAGAGCGTCTCTATGGCCTGTCTGGCCTGCATCAGCGTTGACCGCTACCTGGCCATCACCAAGCCGCTCTCCTACAACCAGCTGGTGACGCCCTGCCGTTTGCGCTGCTGCATCATCCTCATCTGGATTTACTCCTGCACAGTCTTCCTACCCTCCTTCTTCGGATGGGGGAAGCcgggttaccatggtgacatcTTCGAGTGGTGCGCCCACTCGTGGCCCACCTCGGCTCTCTTCACAGGCTTCGTGGTGTGTCTCTTGTACGCACCTGCTGCACTGGTGGTCTGCTTCACCTACTTCCATATTTTCCGGATCTGCCAGCAACACAATCGGGAGATCAGCGAGCGAAGGGCGCGCTTTCCCAGCCAGGAGATGGAGGCCGGCGAGGGAGGCAGCGGACAAAGTGCAGGCCACGGACCAGACCGTCGATACGCCATGGTTCTCTTCCGCATTACCAGCGTCTTTTACATGCTCTGGCTACCCTACATCATCTACTTCCTGCTGGAGAGCTCCCACGTGCTGGACAGCCCAGCACTTTCCTTTGTCACCACCTGGCTGGCCATTAGCAACAGCTTCTGCAATTGCGTCATCTACAGTCTATCCAACAGTGTGTTTAGGCTAGGCATGCGCAGGCTCTCACAGACACTCTGTTCATCTTGCTCCTTCAGCTGCTGTGCTCACAATGACAAAGACTTTGGAGAGCCAAAACCTCGAAAGAGGGCCAACTCCTGctccatctga